From Syntrophaceae bacterium, one genomic window encodes:
- a CDS encoding PAS domain S-box protein, which translates to MNVRQSLFRRLRSPLVSASGPVEDPATFREELNNQCGRIILFVALITTFAWLAYIPIDQRLHPHEPFIIVLRIGLSVVGLAILILQAFRQFDRYNLLFLCILSAYVGIATGLITGLTRADPAYLGGYLFVLTLLALVPIPLWTAWSILAVSLAAFFTTGFAGGMHFDSDRARYSLNDLLIAAFIVAFFIFLLNRLRFRSWEKSKQIGQQNETLQADKARIDDLLHDLRLSETKYRKLFDHSPTGIFLATAEGTVLAANRAMLESLKFESVDALNAAGLPNLYIDRMDQTALWERVQEGPVSGYETVLQRADGARIPVSISAFLVSDDSGEASYLEGTIEDITERRRAEEEKRESEEALRRSEEKYRLLTENSGDVIWTVDPEFRFTYVSPSIRKLRGVDPEEAVNEQAADTMSPESFEAIFSAYNRHLAEIERGGNPTVRVEVEQYRKDGSSVWVEASVRTMRDGEGRMTGFVGVSRDISERRQAEAALRDSERRLADIIDFLPIATMVIDREGRVTAWNRAMEAITGVKREDILGKSDHEYSLPFYGERRPILIDLVFTPEEELAARYSHIRREGSVLSAEAFIPSLGIILVGYASALYGVDGNIIGAIESIRDITDIRRVEEDLKEAKTVAEAANRSKSAFLANMSHEIRTPMNAIIGFAQLMDRDPDLSPQSREHLDIINRSGEHLLALINDILEMSKIEAGRAIFVPNTFDLYAFLRDIERMFRLRTDAKKLRFLLEEVGPVPRWAVTDEGKLRQVLINLLGNAVKFTEEGGIALRLAARAGKEGTVNLRFEVEDTGPGMTDEEIGRLFQAFEQARAGVKSGGTGLGLALSRGFVQVMGGTIAVTSAVGKGTTFRFEIPVREGTEELVGMKEMKRRVLRLKPGQDEIRVLVADDRDTNRRLLSQLLGPVGFVIREAVNGEEALRAIREWKPRVVLMDMTMPVMDGYEATRIIKASPELKDTAVIAVTASAFEEDRQRIFAAGADGYLSKPFKEEELFDNIRRLTGTEFLYDDAGVSETAPHGADDSGEMRRIVAGLAPELVSRMREAVESADMDLLNELVGQVAPDHPALCRLVREMASRYEYDTLIELFSPGA; encoded by the coding sequence ATGAATGTCCGGCAGTCCCTTTTTCGGCGCCTCCGCAGCCCCCTCGTTTCCGCAAGCGGTCCGGTTGAGGACCCGGCGACATTCCGGGAAGAGCTCAACAACCAGTGCGGCAGGATCATCCTGTTCGTCGCCCTGATCACAACCTTTGCCTGGCTCGCCTACATCCCGATCGATCAGAGGCTCCACCCTCATGAGCCCTTCATCATCGTGCTCCGGATCGGCCTGTCCGTGGTCGGCCTCGCGATTCTGATCCTGCAGGCCTTCCGGCAATTCGACCGATACAACCTGCTCTTCCTCTGCATCCTCAGCGCCTACGTCGGGATCGCCACGGGGCTGATCACGGGTCTGACCAGGGCCGATCCCGCTTACCTCGGCGGCTATCTATTCGTGCTGACGCTGCTCGCCCTGGTACCTATCCCCCTGTGGACCGCCTGGTCGATTCTGGCGGTTTCCCTCGCGGCTTTTTTCACCACAGGATTCGCCGGCGGCATGCATTTCGACTCCGACCGTGCGCGCTACAGCCTGAACGACCTGCTGATCGCAGCGTTCATCGTGGCTTTTTTCATTTTCCTGCTCAACCGGCTGCGCTTCAGGAGCTGGGAAAAATCGAAACAGATCGGGCAGCAAAACGAGACACTCCAGGCGGACAAAGCAAGGATCGACGACCTGCTTCACGACCTGAGACTCTCGGAAACAAAGTATCGCAAGCTCTTCGATCACTCGCCGACGGGCATCTTCCTCGCCACGGCCGAGGGAACGGTGCTCGCGGCGAACCGGGCGATGCTGGAGTCCCTGAAATTCGAATCGGTCGATGCGCTCAACGCCGCGGGCCTCCCGAACCTGTACATCGACCGGATGGACCAGACCGCCCTCTGGGAAAGGGTGCAGGAAGGACCCGTGTCGGGATACGAGACCGTCCTCCAACGGGCCGACGGCGCTCGGATTCCCGTTTCCATCAGCGCCTTCCTGGTGTCCGACGATTCGGGAGAAGCATCCTACCTGGAAGGCACGATCGAGGACATTACCGAACGCAGGCGTGCGGAGGAGGAAAAACGGGAATCCGAAGAGGCGCTGCGCCGGAGCGAGGAAAAGTACCGTCTCCTCACCGAGAACAGCGGAGACGTCATCTGGACGGTGGACCCGGAATTCCGTTTCACCTACGTGAGCCCCTCGATCAGGAAACTGCGGGGCGTGGACCCCGAGGAGGCGGTAAACGAACAGGCAGCGGATACGATGTCCCCCGAATCGTTTGAGGCCATCTTCAGCGCATACAATCGCCACCTCGCCGAAATCGAGCGGGGCGGCAACCCGACCGTGCGGGTGGAAGTCGAGCAATACCGCAAGGACGGTTCAAGCGTGTGGGTCGAGGCCTCCGTCAGAACCATGCGGGACGGCGAAGGACGGATGACGGGCTTCGTGGGTGTGTCCCGGGACATCTCCGAGCGCAGGCAGGCGGAGGCGGCACTCCGGGACTCGGAGCGGCGGTTGGCGGACATCATCGATTTTCTCCCCATCGCCACGATGGTCATCGACCGCGAGGGCCGGGTCACCGCCTGGAACCGGGCGATGGAAGCGATCACGGGCGTAAAGAGGGAGGATATCCTCGGAAAAAGCGACCACGAATATTCCCTCCCCTTCTACGGGGAGAGAAGGCCCATCCTGATCGACCTGGTGTTCACCCCGGAGGAGGAACTCGCCGCCAGGTACAGCCACATCCGCCGCGAGGGGAGCGTCCTTTCGGCGGAGGCGTTCATCCCGAGCCTGGGGATCATCCTGGTCGGGTATGCCAGTGCGCTGTACGGTGTTGACGGCAACATCATCGGAGCCATCGAGTCCATCCGCGACATCACCGACATCCGGCGGGTGGAGGAGGACCTGAAAGAGGCAAAGACGGTGGCCGAAGCGGCCAACCGCTCCAAGAGCGCGTTCCTGGCGAACATGTCCCACGAGATCCGAACGCCCATGAATGCCATCATCGGCTTCGCCCAGCTCATGGATCGGGACCCGGACCTTTCGCCGCAGTCGAGGGAGCACCTCGACATCATCAACCGCAGCGGCGAGCACCTGCTTGCGCTTATCAACGACATCCTGGAAATGTCCAAGATCGAGGCCGGGCGGGCGATTTTCGTACCGAACACTTTCGACCTGTACGCCTTCCTTCGGGACATCGAACGGATGTTCCGCCTCCGGACAGATGCAAAAAAACTGCGATTCCTGCTGGAGGAGGTCGGGCCCGTCCCGCGCTGGGCGGTCACGGACGAGGGGAAGCTCCGCCAGGTCCTCATCAACCTCTTGGGGAACGCTGTGAAATTCACCGAGGAGGGCGGCATCGCGCTGCGCCTCGCCGCCAGGGCCGGAAAGGAAGGCACGGTGAATCTCCGGTTCGAGGTGGAGGACACGGGGCCCGGCATGACCGATGAGGAAATCGGCCGCCTCTTCCAGGCCTTCGAGCAGGCCCGGGCCGGGGTCAAGAGCGGCGGAACCGGACTGGGACTGGCGCTGAGCCGGGGATTCGTCCAGGTCATGGGGGGAACCATCGCGGTGACCAGCGCCGTCGGCAAGGGAACGACCTTCCGCTTCGAGATCCCCGTGCGGGAAGGAACGGAGGAACTGGTGGGGATGAAGGAGATGAAGCGGCGCGTCCTCCGCCTCAAGCCCGGCCAGGACGAGATCCGCGTCCTCGTCGCCGACGACCGGGACACAAACCGCCGGCTCCTGTCGCAGCTGCTCGGCCCGGTCGGATTCGTCATCCGGGAGGCGGTCAACGGAGAGGAGGCCCTGCGGGCAATCCGGGAGTGGAAGCCCCGGGTGGTCCTTATGGACATGACCATGCCCGTCATGGACGGCTATGAGGCCACGCGCATCATCAAGGCGTCGCCGGAACTGAAGGACACGGCCGTCATCGCCGTCACGGCCAGCGCCTTCGAGGAAGACCGGCAGAGGATCTTCGCCGCCGGGGCCGACGGGTACCTGTCGAAACCGTTCAAGGAAGAGGAACTGTTCGACAACATCCGCCGGCTCACCGGGACCGAGTTCCTTTACGATGACGCCGGGGTTTCGGAGACGGCGCCCCACGGGGCGGATGACTCCGGAGAGATGCGCCGGATCGTCGCCGGCCTTGCCCCGGAGTTGGTCTCCCGGATGCGGGAAGCCGTGGAAAGCGCCGACATGGACCTCTTGAACGAACTGGTCGGGCAGGTCGCCCCGGATCACCCGGCCCTCTGCCGGCTTGTACGGGAAATGGCATCTCGATACGAATACGACACCCTGATCGAGCTTTTCTCTCCGGGAGCATGA